In Silene latifolia isolate original U9 population chromosome 3, ASM4854445v1, whole genome shotgun sequence, a single window of DNA contains:
- the LOC141646368 gene encoding sodium transporter HKT1: protein MKLEQLHNHNSPNKSFNHPITNFSTKSFISSLFNSIVLHANPLGLHICYFLTITVLGYLALKLSKPRTDYTPTDFDLFFTAASASTVASLSTVEMEVFSNTQLVIMFTLIFLGGEIFISLLGLQLRRSKLISSSLHKNRANSSIADQEQSIELGSVMFQKPVESDHDDETRLLHNSIKSLGYVVTGYILVAHVLGTSLVSMYISLTTNAKSVLENKGLVLLTFYVFTTVSTFANCGFIPTNENMIVFRNNPGLLLILIPFGLVGETLYPPCLRLIIWVMERYTKRKEYTYMLENYKELNYGHLMSSKECWFLVATVFGFLTLQFVTFCIMEWSSGVMEGMSSYEKVVGSLFQMANARHAGESVVDLSVVSSVILVIFIVMMYFPPYTSFLPIGYQQQEEDIQSIKSRKMYKKKNIIQNLIFSQLSYLTIFVILICFTERKSLKDDPLNFNVLNIVFEVISAYGSVGFSTGYGCKRRLKLDENCIDKSYGLAGWFSKEGKAILILAMFYGRFKKFNVHGGQAWRLI from the exons ATGAAATTAGAGCAATTACATAATCACAACTCCCCTAACAAATCATTTAATCATCCTATAactaatttctcaaccaaatcatTCATTTCTTCTTTGTTTAACTCAATAGTTCTTCATGCCAACCCATTAGGGTTACACATTTGTTATTTTCTCACAATCACGGTACTTGGTTACTTGGCCTTGAAGCTTTCAAAGCCAAGAACCGATTACACCCCAACCGATTTTGATCTGTTTTTCACTGCAGCCTCAGCTAGCACCGTTGCAAGTCTATCAACCGTCGAAATGGAAGTTTTTTCTAATACACAACTTGTTATCATGTTCACTTTAATCTTCCTTGGCGGTGAAATTTTTATTTCCTTGCTTGGCCTTCAATTACGACGGTCCAAGCTAATTTCATCGTCTCTTCATAAAAATCGCGCTAATTCAAGCATAGCCGATCAAGAACAAAGTATTGAATTAGGTTCAGTCATGTTTCAAAAACCCGTAGAAAGTGATCACGACGATGAGACGAGGTTGTTACACAACTCGATAAAATCGTTAGGGTACGTTGTCACGGGATACATCCTAGTCGCGCATGTCCTAGGAACAAGTTTAGTATCCATGTACATTAGTCTCACTACTAATGCAAAAAGTGTCCTAGAGAATAAAGGACTAGTCCTACTAACATTTTATGTTTTCACCACGGTTTCGACTTTTGCCAATTGTGGTTTCATCCCAACAAACGAAAACATGATTGTTTTTAGGAACAATCCCGGCCTTCTATTGATTCTTATACCTTTTGGTCTAGTCGGCGAGACGTTGTACCCGCCATGCCTAAGATTAATCATTTGGGTTATGGAAAGGTATACTAAAAGAAAAGAGTACACTTACATGTTAGAGAATTATAAGGAATTAAATTATGGACACTTGATGTCTAGCAAAGAGTGTTGGTTTTTGGTTGCGACGGTTTTTGGGTTTTTAACGTTGCAATTTGTGACGTTTTGTATTATGGAATGGAGTTCCGGAGTTATGGAGGGGATGAGCTCGTACGAGAAGGTTGTAGGATCGTTGTTTCAGATGGCTAATGCAAGACATGCAGGGGAATCTGTAGTTGATCTCTCTGTTGTTTCCTCTGTTATTTTGGTGATATTCATCGTCATGAT GTATTTTCCACCATATACGTCGTTTTTACCAATTGGGTATCAACAACAAGAAGAAGACATACAAAGTATCAAAAGTAGGAAAATGTATAAGAAGAAGAACATCATCCAAAATCTTATATTCTCTCAACTTTCCTATTTGACAATCTTTGTTATCCTAATATGCTTTACGGAGAGGAAAAGTTTAAAGGACGATCCACTCAACTTCAACGTTTTAAACATAGTCTTCGAAGTTATAAG TGCGTATGGAAGTGTGGGATTTTCAACGGGATATGGTTGCAAACGAAGACTGAAGTTGGATGAAAATTGCATTGATAAATCATATGGTTTGGCCGGATGGTTTAGTAAAGAGGGTAAAGCCATACtcatcttggccatgttttatggtCGATTTAAGAAATTTAACGTCCATGGTGGTCAAGCTTGGAGACTTATATAA
- the LOC141648234 gene encoding uncharacterized protein LOC141648234 isoform X1, with translation MVATDKVSAPILRTPLPNILEMAMNDHIIQTCAASEPLTQNPDTRSSTEMNPSLQTLHKVQLGISTYGQLLGVRPVNGRCNEENSTNKNLFTSSFCAKNKHTKMAASSVSKVSYHARTISLPSAVHPVVEQLAEKLCRLRSSQSASTSSSSLTNQLNGLKDLYSCVDVFLFLQLPQNQQQKCVEETLDNSLRLLEICATSRDILTNSKEHLQDLQSVLRRRCNGELNITNEATKYLNNRKTAKKTIRKCLQSIKPSEINDDVFTGVEQITFDIFKSLLSYLGGAEMKSTRSRWSVVAKLAHHRDEKVPSCSKFEALDDTLSVICQKKKNNIEDLKTQMVDLEFDIQELDDILEALFRHFVKTRASLLNILSN, from the exons ATGGTGGCGACAGACAAAGTTTCTGCACCAATCTTGCGTACGCCTCTCCCGAATATCCTAGAAATG GCCATGAATGATCACATTATTCAAACATGTGCTGCATCTGAACCATTAACACAG AACCCAGATACACGCAGTTCTACAGAAATGAACCCGAGTCTTCAGACACTTCACAAAGTTCAGCTTGGGATTTCAACATATGGTCAATTGCTCGGAGTTAGACCAGTAAACG GCAGATGCAATGAAGAGAACTCAACAAACAAAAACTTATTTACAAGTTCTTTTTGCGCGAAAAATAAACACACAAAAATGGCTGCTTCTTCGGTTTCCAAAGTTTCTTACCATGCTCGTACTATCAGTTTACCATCAGCGGTTCATCCAGTTGTGGAGCAACTAGCCGAGAAGTTGTGCAGGTTGAGATCTTCTCAATCTGCGTCCACGTCATCCTCCTCCTTGACCAACCAGCTAAACGGCCTTAAAGATCTCTACTCTTGTGTCGATGTGTTTCTGTTTCTCCAACTACCTCAAAACCAACAGCAGAAATGCGTCGAGGAGACCTTAGATAACTCGCTAAGGCTCTTAGAAATTTGTGCTACATCTCGTGACATTTTGACTAACTCGAAGGAACATCTCCAAGATTTACAATCAGTGCTTCGTAGAAGGTGCAATGGCGAGCTGAACATCACAAACGAAGCTACTAAGTACTTAAACAACCGGAAAACAGCCAAAAAGACGATCAGAAAGTGCCTGCAAAGCATCAAACCTTCTGAAATAAACGATGACGTTTTCACAGGAGTTGAACAAATTACATTCGACATTTTCAAGTCCTTGTTGTCTTACTTAGGTGGGGCCGAGATGAAGTCAACGAGGAGTCGTTGGTCAGTAGTGGCGAAATTAGCACATCACAGGGATGAGAAGGTTCCATCCTGCAGTAAATTTGAGGCACTTGATGATACACTCTCTGTAATCTGCCAGAAGAAAAAGAACAACATTGAGGATTTGAAAACCCAGATGGTCGATCTTGAGTTCGACATTCAGGAACTTGACGATATCTTGGAAGCGTTGTTTAGGCATTTTGTAAAAACTAGAGCATCTCTTTTAAATATCCTTAGTAATTAG
- the LOC141648235 gene encoding uncharacterized protein LOC141648235 has protein sequence MATSPSNQPIRSISLPSRPHPLVPRIDEHLSRLTSLDSEVEVSSTSESQISSLGHKLNNLKELYDVLVDFILLPQNQQKLVQLSVAKCVDELIDGSLKLLDVCGNVNDVLSQTKEHTQEIQSSLRRRSNGELSIGDEVIAYMNMRKKTKMVCKKCLKDVKGMTKKSISLGEVENDENFATIDVLRKVEGVTAAIFESLLEVISGTKAQTHKRSASLSIIMCKLILHQNIDIETEEEVCVNEFDDVDSSLSSLTISQKRRICINGFQAEILRGKMVKLDSSVQDLEEVLEGLFRCLVRSRATLLNILSQ, from the coding sequence ATGGCTACTTCTCCTTCAAACCAACCAattcgttccattagtttgccATCTAGACCTCATCCATTAGTCCCTCGAATCGACGAGCATTTATCAAGGTTAACATCTTTAGACTCTGAGGTCGAGGTTTCCTCGACTTCAGAGTCTCAAATATCCTCACTTGGTCACAAGCTTAACAACCTTAAAGAGTTGTATGATGTCTTAGTTGATTTCATTCTTCTCCCacaaaaccaacaaaaattagtGCAACTTTCGGTTGCTAAATGCGTCGATGAGTTGATCGACGGATCATTGAAACTCTTGGATGTTTGTGGCAATGTTAACGATGTTTTGTCACAAACTAAAGAGCATACACAAGAAATTCAATCTTCTCTTAGAAGAAGATCGAATGGGGAGTTAAGCATTGGTGACGAAGTTATTGCGTACATGAACATGAGAAAAAAGACTAAAATGGTGTGTAAGAAATGCTTGAAGGATGTTAAAGGCATGACTAAGAAATCTATTTCTCTAGGAGAAGTAGAAAACGATGAGAATTTCGCGACAATTGATGTGTTGAGGAAGGTTGAAGGAGTAACAGCCGCGATTTTTGAGTCATTATTGGAAGTAATTTCAGGGACTAAGGCACAAACTCATAAGAGAAGTGCTAGTTTGTCTATAATTATGTGTAAGCTAATACTTCATCAAAATATCGATATTGAGACGGAAGAGGAAGTATGTGTTAATGAGTTTGATGATGTTGATTCGAGTTTGAGTTCATTGACAATTTCTCAAAAGAGGAGGATTTGCATCAATGGGTTTCAAGCAGAGATTTTGAGGGGTAAAATGGTCAAATTAGACTCGAGTGTGCAAGATTTGGAAGAAGTGCTTGAAGGGTTGTTTAGGTGTCTTGTAAGGAGCAGGGCAACCCTGCTCAATATTCTTAGTCAATGA
- the LOC141648234 gene encoding uncharacterized protein LOC141648234 isoform X2, with the protein MNDHIIQTCAASEPLTQNPDTRSSTEMNPSLQTLHKVQLGISTYGQLLGVRPVNGRCNEENSTNKNLFTSSFCAKNKHTKMAASSVSKVSYHARTISLPSAVHPVVEQLAEKLCRLRSSQSASTSSSSLTNQLNGLKDLYSCVDVFLFLQLPQNQQQKCVEETLDNSLRLLEICATSRDILTNSKEHLQDLQSVLRRRCNGELNITNEATKYLNNRKTAKKTIRKCLQSIKPSEINDDVFTGVEQITFDIFKSLLSYLGGAEMKSTRSRWSVVAKLAHHRDEKVPSCSKFEALDDTLSVICQKKKNNIEDLKTQMVDLEFDIQELDDILEALFRHFVKTRASLLNILSN; encoded by the exons ATGAATGATCACATTATTCAAACATGTGCTGCATCTGAACCATTAACACAG AACCCAGATACACGCAGTTCTACAGAAATGAACCCGAGTCTTCAGACACTTCACAAAGTTCAGCTTGGGATTTCAACATATGGTCAATTGCTCGGAGTTAGACCAGTAAACG GCAGATGCAATGAAGAGAACTCAACAAACAAAAACTTATTTACAAGTTCTTTTTGCGCGAAAAATAAACACACAAAAATGGCTGCTTCTTCGGTTTCCAAAGTTTCTTACCATGCTCGTACTATCAGTTTACCATCAGCGGTTCATCCAGTTGTGGAGCAACTAGCCGAGAAGTTGTGCAGGTTGAGATCTTCTCAATCTGCGTCCACGTCATCCTCCTCCTTGACCAACCAGCTAAACGGCCTTAAAGATCTCTACTCTTGTGTCGATGTGTTTCTGTTTCTCCAACTACCTCAAAACCAACAGCAGAAATGCGTCGAGGAGACCTTAGATAACTCGCTAAGGCTCTTAGAAATTTGTGCTACATCTCGTGACATTTTGACTAACTCGAAGGAACATCTCCAAGATTTACAATCAGTGCTTCGTAGAAGGTGCAATGGCGAGCTGAACATCACAAACGAAGCTACTAAGTACTTAAACAACCGGAAAACAGCCAAAAAGACGATCAGAAAGTGCCTGCAAAGCATCAAACCTTCTGAAATAAACGATGACGTTTTCACAGGAGTTGAACAAATTACATTCGACATTTTCAAGTCCTTGTTGTCTTACTTAGGTGGGGCCGAGATGAAGTCAACGAGGAGTCGTTGGTCAGTAGTGGCGAAATTAGCACATCACAGGGATGAGAAGGTTCCATCCTGCAGTAAATTTGAGGCACTTGATGATACACTCTCTGTAATCTGCCAGAAGAAAAAGAACAACATTGAGGATTTGAAAACCCAGATGGTCGATCTTGAGTTCGACATTCAGGAACTTGACGATATCTTGGAAGCGTTGTTTAGGCATTTTGTAAAAACTAGAGCATCTCTTTTAAATATCCTTAGTAATTAG